The genomic window cgaggcggcggcggcccgcaggggcgcggcggcggcgggccgaggcggcggaggggcgcggcggcggagtggaggcggcgggccgaggcggcgctggcggcggaggggcgcggcggcggatgggcgcgggggcgctggcggcggaggcggggcggcggcgctggcagcgggggggggggggggccgaggcggcggtgctggcggctccagcggcggcgggccgaggcggcggcggacggggggcgggggcgggccgaggcggcggcggcaggaggggaGTCGCCCGCGGGACAGTTTTCGATCTGTCCCCGCGCGCGGGGtggggaaaccctatattcgctgctttgccgagtgtgagatctttgccgagtgtcaaatctggaacactcggcaaataactggtttgccgagtgtgagagcaaggcactcggcaaacaatggTTTACCGAGTGTAAAACaaagacactcggcaaacacctgaaattttttttgactaaatattcacttaatgaattagaaatagcaaacagacccagaaaaataccaaattttaacatcgaatatgctatgttgtatgttgagtgtagaaaaattttcaaggtcaaacgacgattcaaacgtcacttcgggttcaaacctaatccgttccctctcgaaaccacgattcttcctgGGAGATGCTTCGATTTCTAAGCAttgtacgtgacaacttttgcgaaaccttctcaattttttatatcagcctctacgtatcatatcatgacattatggcaagtctcatgtttttctgacttcgtttgctttttttagaattaaaaaaccaataagctacatgttgctggtcgagtgttgccgcccagatgtttcaaatttctttttatttcttgggtaaggcctaaaaatagactcaacaacatgaatatgatttttctacccatttttgttcattatttcatgtacttgcagatcaaatttgacttatatccattaaaagcctagaaatgcacttaatgaattaaaaatagtaaacggacccagaaaaatgccaaattttaacatcgaatatgctatgttgtatgttgagtgtagaaaaagtttcaaggtcaaacaacgattcaaacgtcacttcgggttcaaacctgatccgttccctctccaAACcatgattcttcctcggagatgtttcggtttctaagcatcgtatgtgacaacttttgcgaaaccttctcaattttttatctcagtCTCTacatatcatatcatgacactatggcaagtctcatatttttctaccgatttttgttcgttattttatgtacttgcagatcaaatttgacttatacacatcaaataatttcttatgaaaaagagttgtccataaagttagatttcgatggaacatagcaaacatgttatccatccaagaatcgccaaatgaagtcgcttttttttccaccacttctcactatgctaccagctacctcctctgatgcacttaacgatgaaccaagcaaaacctatagatcagaagggcagcttagtgtgtcaagctgatctgcttttgcttcttccacttggcaagcattgaaaattccttctttgtctggatgacagctggaatgatagtatatagtcgagaaattccttttttaaggcaaggaagaagaattgttattctctttcagagcacaactgattccaagggccgctcccaggagtccacatctgctgcatctcaatcttgaagcatgactgaattctaactccaagttcataacaatatcatccttaaaccatactgtagtagtatcagaatcgatgtgtggcggcctttggttggttgttattacgagaaagaaaagagaataaaaggaaaccaaaaaaaaaataaagaaaaaaaaatagtttgccgagtgcttaatatcgagcactcggcaaacatttatgtttgccgagtgtccgttagacgacactcgtcaaaggggcgactcgccgtcagccgccgaacggagggacacgtggcgcgttgtttgccgagtgcccgaattcgccgagtgGAAGTggcagaattcggggacgaattcctttaaggggggagaatgtaataccggatttttttttgagagagaaaaaaaagagagatttgaccaaaaatttgactttttgatccgttactcgtatggacgatcggagaccgtggttgcgttcatctcgtcgagatgaacccattttgctattcatatgtccgttccgggcactttgagacccgtagcgagcccaataaatttagaccgttcattgtttaaaaaaaataaaaaaagaaagataagtATCGGATGGATCGCCTGATCCATCCAGACACTTCTTGTGCTcgcgtttctctctctctctctctctctctctctctctctctctctctccgtcgtGCGCTGTGTGTGCTGCTCGCCGTCCACCAGGCTAGCCCAGCATACCGTCGCCGGCCtgcgcaccgccgccgccgctgctgcgcGCGCCACTGTCGTGCACCGTCGCCGTTGCCGCGTGCCGCCCTGCGCCTCGCCGAGCGCCACCCCGCCTGCTACGCGCGCCGTGCGTTGCCGAGCCGCCGTCGCGCTGTGCTGCTGCGTTGCTGCCGCGCGCCGCCGTGGTCTCCCGCTCTCCCTGTGTACTGACCGAGTGATAGAGAAGAAGCAAGCAAAACCAGcgcaggaagaagaagccagtaagaaaaggaagaaggagaaaagaaaaaaaaaagaaaaagaagaaaaggggaatttttttttggaaatttcggaatttcgttggattcgtcgtcaatccttcgaaggtgatttctcggtaatttctggatgtttgtggttggattaaatcaaatcaatcaattcctgtcgtattatttcatgtgatcaatagtctgtttcgtttcgataattgttattgattcgaagatacgatatccgagtcgaagtattcttttcgttcatcggagcaaagtctaattagtgagagctttggttcgactctgaattggaaatagtatatcatttcatgtgatacagttttctgtaTAGTTTTCTGAAATATAGGCGTACCGATGGCGTTGACGTTATTCCTtttcggtaattggtttaggtgcTTTTGGCGTATTAGCGTGCGTCCTCTTCTACTTTGTCGTTGTGGTGTCGTTGTgctaatggtgtgtttgttcaggtggtgcaacctcacgtcacgactagtgcccggcttcatcgtcggtaaaggcaagtgattgTAGTGAATGGCTACGCTTTAACCTCTTATTGATTGCCTACATTCCttaattacaatgcattcatctaatctgaataacTGATGATGAGAtggttactatgttgtttacgtttccagaagtttactcgatgattgatttatgaagtgcagtaagcacgatatgccattatgcagttgttcattattgttttatgcaatgttttatttcgaagtctcaagcatattctgGGAGTTATGAtagttatgcttgaagcacgtcatacatatatatctcatgcattggaagtttgtcgtcgtcttctggtcgcgaccgtaccggtactgTACCAtatgttacccgaggaggggtacggtgcacacccttacgttacccgaggaggggtaagggtgaggagagcatgtcatgtgcatggttatgtcttcttacgAAATTCAATGGGTTattcgcatcaaatcttatttcctttagttagcttgtatatagatatatatgcggctctgaaggcttataccaaccgaatgttaaaatgattaatgttatcgttggacttgcttagtcataattatttctcctagtgttggcggtctgtttcattactagtttctatttagaattgttagcacattcatctgtggctaaatagcttttgtaaagtacctttcacttgctaagattttcgaatctcacccgtgctttctttcaggttccttttgaggtgtctatcgcttgcgggatgggtagctacACGTCGCCTGCACGTTTACCTTCTCTCTTGGGCTAAACTTGATGCCCCGTTAGATTTTATCTTTTGCCCTGTAATGTATACAGCGAGTTTGATGGTGGTTCAGTTGTTTGGTCGAGGCTTATACCTCGTTTGCTAGGATCTTTATCTTGCTAGTGTGATACTCTATATctgttttgtttggtttgttgtTGCCTGTTATACCTCCACTTTCTGGGGAGGTGCTGCTGAATTTTTTTCCTCAGCTTTCGGTAGATTTTGTAGGTTGGCCTAAGTGACCCTCCGGACTTGTTTTGGTCCCGGGGTGTTACACCTAGGTTGCCATCGGCTCACCCGTTCGTCTCCACCATGTCCTTCCGCCCGTCTGCCCTCAAACACAGTAGCTGCTACGTGCTTGACTGCCGCCACGGCTGCGCCCTCCTCTACAACCTCGATGCCATGTAATTCATCACCTGGGACCCGATCACCGGTGACTAACACCACATCCACGAGGTGCCCCAGTCTGACAGGTACAACAACACCATGATGTTCTACTCCATGGGCAAGGGCTGCAACCACCGCGACTGCAACAAGGGACCCTTCCTCGTGGCCTTCCTGGGCATCTGCGACTCCGACGCGCACGCATGCCTCTACTCGTCCGAGACCAGCACTAATAGCGCACCAACCTCCATCGTCCTCCTCGATCTCGACCGATACTACCCGCCGCTCTCGTCGGGGACGCAGTCTACTTCGATGGTGAGTTTGCAATCCTCTTGTGGATTGTGGTACGACCTAGGCGGGCAGGGCCTGTCGCCAACTCGACTGCCACGGCGGCCCCTTCCTCGTGGCCTTCGTTGGCACCACCTCGGACGGGCTCATGTCCTCCTGCGTATACTCGTCGGAGGCCGCCGCCTGGAGCGACACGACCTCCGTTGAGAACTCCGACAATTTCATCGTCGACATGATGCCCGCCGCCCTCGTGGGGAACACGCTCTACTTCAACTCTCAACAGAGCCGAGGGAGAATCGTGGAGTATGACTTTGGCGCGCCGCGACGACTATCGTTCATCAACCCGCCGTCGTTCAGGTACCTCCTCGGCACTGTCCTAAGTCCGTACCTCGGCGGCACTGTCCTCATGCCCTCGGAGGGCGGCGGGCTGGGGTTCGCCAGCATGCACAGATCCTGCCTCCACCTGTGGGCAAGGGAGGCCGGCCCCAACGGAACCGCGGCATGGGCGCAACAAGGATACATTGAGCTCGCGACACTGCTCCCAGAGCATGCCCTCCGGCGCGCTGATGCGGTTGGCTTCGTGGAGGGTCTCGGTGTCATTTTCGTCAGTACAGATGATGGCGTCTTCATAATTGAGCTCAAGTCACACCGAGTAGGGAAGGTGTCGAGCTGGGGAAGCATCTACGCTGCCATTCCTTACATGAGCTTCTATACTCCAGGTATTTCTTAAGAATATCGAGTTTATAAAAACAATCAGGGAATCGTAATCTCATATGCACTGACTCACTCCCTGCTTAATTTTCATTGGGATCAACTTGTGAATGATAATTCTTAAAGTGGTTAGACATAACTTTCAACTTGTAGGCTGTAGCACACATCCCAAACGGACCGAATCAAGTAAATGTGTCAAATTTCATACCTCTAGGTTTGAATCTTAAGTTATGGAATGATTATAAGTGTATCTTTTCAGATCTTCTTATGGGCTGATCGGCACTTTCATAAAACGCAGGGATTCATTCATCAGCAAGAACCTTGTGCTGTTGGCTTCTGGCAGAGCTGATGCTTTAGTTTCTTTGTTTTCAGTTGATCTGTTCAAGCAAGAATAGAGCTAGTAATCATGGTCAACTTAGTAAGTTCTGTTTCCAGTCGGTCAATCAGTTGTCTCTTCTTGCTGAAGTTTTTGGGATTGTGGCCCAAGATCTCTGACAGGTTTACATTCctgctttttttttattaatgttCATTACATGCTTATCATGCCTACTTGAAATTGAATCAGTCCCACTTTCCTGAAAAACGAACCTGTGTGGTTTATTAGTATCGTTTCACTTCCATCCCTAAATTTAGTTTCAGTATCTATCCAGGCATATGCTTCGAATTGACAGTATATGAGTGATAGTTAAGTTTCGGTACACTAGGTTGTTCAGATTCAGTATATGAGTAATAGCTTAGTTTCAGTAGAATTGACGTTATATGAGTGAGTAAATGTTCATTTCATGTTTGACAATCCCACTTTGAACTGATAGATTAAATACACCTTTTTCCCCTGAAAAATGAACCTGGATGATTTTGTTTTAGCATCATTTACTTCCATGCATGAAAGTAATTTCAGTATCTACACTTGGAACTGAAAATATTTGAGTGATACAATTTCAGTGCACTAGGTTGTTCATATAGCTAACAAAATGGTAAATATACAAAACAAACATGTAAATGAAATTAGGAGCTAAAACTTCTGGAAAAATTATGGGCAACAGCAATATCCTGAGTTGCATCAAGGTTGAGAGGTATGATGTGCTCTTGTTCTTACAGTAGTTTGAAAAGATTGTGAGAGTGATCCTTGGATCCTCTTTTGCCTGACAAAGATAACTAGTTCAATGCTCATGCTGTGCATTTCTACGGATAAAGAAATCCATATCACTTGTACCTTTCTTGTAACTCAAAATTGTTCTGGTGTTGGCCTCTTGCCTAGCTGATGCTTTGAGgtggtttatttttattgggcACTTTAACTAAATAATAATAAGGCATCATGGTCAATTATGGTTCTTCTCGTCCAATTTTTTGTGACCGTGACTCTGAGAGCTATGTTCATGTTCACATTTCAGCTATCCTAGTTAACATTTTAATCTTGCTTGACAAGGCCACTTTGGAACTTAAGGTTTACTTTTTCTCTTGAAAAATCATTATGTGTGTTCCGGTTTCAATtttaggtcctgtttgtttgggcttctacAAGCTgaggcttctccagaagcctgCTTCCAGTACAAGCACATCCAAACTTGCTTCTGGCTTCTGTAGTAGTAAAGActgcttttgcttctcagaaaCCACAAACAGAAGCCCAAAAAAACAGGGTCTTATTCCTTAAATAAGGTTGTTCCAGTACTATTAAGGCTTTTCAGGATACATTTTgaactgaaacatattagaattCCTTTAGCAAGGTTGTCTAAGTCCTAGTGTCAACCTT from Phragmites australis chromosome 14, lpPhrAust1.1, whole genome shotgun sequence includes these protein-coding regions:
- the LOC133889977 gene encoding uncharacterized protein LOC133889977, which translates into the protein MSSCVYSSEAAAWSDTTSVENSDNFIVDMMPAALVGNTLYFNSQQSRGRIVEYDFGAPRRLSFINPPSFRYLLGTVLSPYLGGTVLMPSEGGGLGFASMHRSCLHLWAREAGPNGTAAWAQQGYIELATLLPEHALRRADAVGFVEGLGVIFVSTDDGVFIIELKSHRVGKVSSWGSIYAAIPYMSFYTPDLLMG